One window of the Pseudomonas sp. S04 genome contains the following:
- a CDS encoding I78 family peptidase inhibitor codes for MPWKLASLGTVLAAVMLAGCSSTTESAKDPVVAGAGSGRCEAKAAEFTIGKKASPQLLEEARTRSGSQSARILRPNDMITLEYRSDRLNLNTDAGLVITRVNCG; via the coding sequence ATGCCTTGGAAGCTCGCGTCATTGGGTACTGTGCTGGCCGCGGTCATGTTGGCCGGTTGCAGCAGCACCACCGAGTCGGCAAAAGACCCCGTAGTGGCAGGGGCGGGCAGCGGTCGCTGTGAGGCCAAAGCCGCCGAATTCACCATCGGCAAGAAAGCTTCGCCACAATTGCTCGAAGAGGCTCGCACCCGTTCCGGCTCACAGAGCGCGCGGATCCTGCGGCCAAACGACATGATCACCCTGGAATACCGTTCCGATCGCTTGAACCTGAACACCGATGCTGGCCTGGTAATTACCCGGGTCAATTGCGGCTGA
- a CDS encoding cold-shock protein yields MSNRQTGTVKWFNDEKGFGFITPQGGGDDLFVHFKAIESDGFKSLKEGQTVSFVAEKGQKGMQAAQVRPE; encoded by the coding sequence ATGTCTAATCGCCAAACCGGCACCGTTAAATGGTTCAACGATGAAAAAGGCTTCGGCTTCATCACTCCTCAAGGTGGCGGTGACGACCTGTTCGTACACTTCAAAGCTATCGAAAGCGACGGTTTCAAAAGCCTGAAAGAAGGCCAAACCGTTTCCTTCGTGGCTGAGAAAGGCCAAAAGGGTATGCAAGCTGCACAAGTTCGCCCAGAGTAA